From Malus sylvestris chromosome 1, drMalSylv7.2, whole genome shotgun sequence:
TTCTCTTGAGAACACTAAACTGTGGCATGCTTTTCAGGACCTTCAGAAGGGACTGGATCTTGGTTTGGTATCCCCAAAGGTATTACAGAACTTCTTTGATCTGGAGCAGTATCCTCTTCTTGCAGAACTTGCTCAACGTTTCCAGGTGTGCGAATTTGAAACTTTTGATCTTTAGATGGTTTGTCATATTTATATCAGATCGAAAGGTGAAAAACAATTGATGACAGTGAAGCAAATTCTGAAGAGCACACAAGTTTACTATTGCTCATCTTTGTGCAGGGTTTCAGGGAAAGATTGTTGGCAGATCCTAAATTCTTGAATAGATTAGCTATAGAAGAAGCTATATCATTAACTACTACTCTCTTAGCACAGTATGAGAAGCGCAGAGAAAATTTCTTTGAAGAGCTGGACTATGTTTTTACAGATACTCTAAGGGGATCAGTGGTTGATTTCTTTACAGTGTGGCTTCCCGCCCCAACATTGTCATTCCTTTCATATGCTGATGAGATGAACGCGCCTGATAGCATGGATGCCATTAAAGGTCTCCTTGGGTCCATCCCAGATAATGCGTTTCAGAAGAATCTTGTGGGGACGGATTGGAGTATCAATTATAGACTTGCATCAGTGTTTCTGGGTGGTTTAAAATTAGCTGGTGTTGGATTCATTTCAAGCATTGCGGCTGTTGCTGCCTCAAATGGTTTGTTTGCTGTTCGCAAATTCATTAATCCAACTCTGATTAGTGatcaggaaaagaaaagaactcCAATACTTAAAACAGCAATAATTTATTCATCCTTTCTCGGAACATCAGCAAATCTCCGTTATCAGGTAAAGAAAGTACTTGCCatcttgttttcttctttgattttcattttttgagaaTAAAAATGGATACAGGGAAACAGTTTTTTTACAGTAATGTTGAAACCCATGAGAATGAGTAAGGAAAATGGGTATATATCTCGACATTCTTGTGAAACCGATGCCCACAAAAATTCTTTCATCTTGAAGTGAGAGCCAGCTACAACCTGTGGGACATCCGAAGATTATAAATCGAAATGAAGCTCTTAATGTCATCCAAAGATTATCTAGGACAAGTTTTCTCTTCAATATAACAAAACGAAAGCATATATATACATCGTAAATTCTTAATCATGTCTTATGTTTCCCTTGGCATTAACTTGAAACTTAATTATGATGCAGATTATTGCTGGAGTAATAGAGCATCGAATTTCTGACGAGTTTGCTTCTCAAACATTACTTGTAAATCTGCTGTCTTTTGTTTCTCGGACAATAAACTCGTATTGGGGAACTCAGGTCAGAATCATCTTGATATTCTGCAAGTTAAAATTCCTATAATTTTTCAAAGATCAACTTAGCCATGGCAAAAATATTATTACTCTTACTGGAAGCATAAATACCTGGCTCATCCCGTTACTGTATTTGTAATTATGGCCGCTATGTCTTTAAAGTGTATATTTGTCAGAGTGGAAAGTGCGGATCTTTTTCAGAACGTCTTTAGAAAATAATTTGTAGTTATGTGTGTATGTGTCTTAGAGTATCGGGCTCGTCCCATTATTGTATTAATTTGTACTTATGTAGACTCATAATAGTGCACTGTTGTTTATAAAAACCTTTGGTAAACCTCGTGATGCACTTAGTTTGTATGCCGTTAGATCAATTTTTCTCCCAATGTCATTTTCAATGTTTCATTTTTACTGCTGCAGCAATGGATTGATCTTGCACGCTTTACTGGACTGCAATCTCGGAAGAGTGAGTCATCCTCTCACCAAATGCCAGAAATGCCCGATTCTACTGACCAAATGCCAGCACTGGAAGGTAACAACACGGAGGAGACAAGTTTAGATGAAATCCAAAGTAAATGAGGTGATATTTTCCCACTTTAGATCTTCATACTAGTTTGCAGAATTTTCTTTAAAATCTGCCGGGAGAGATCTCAAAGAAACGGATTTTGGCCCTTAGCTTTAAATGTATCAATTCAGTTACGTCCCCTGTTGTAAATTCCTTAATGTAATACAGTTAATTTTGGTGATCACTATTACAATTCTGTCAATTTTGGTGATCACAAAGGCAGTATTATAGAATTAAATGCTCAGTGCGAATCTCATCTAATCTGTTGGTAGGAGGTACTTGGAAAGAAAATAGATTGAAATTATCTCATAAACAAAATGAATGGAGAAACCTTGACGTGCAAATATTTTCTCTTCAAATGGTGCTGTCAACATTTGGACATTTCTCCTCAGATGTTACGGAACTAATCGAAGTATCAGAGACTGATACTTTGCAGGTGATCCATATGCTGCAAGAGGAAGAGGAGTTGATTTTCTGTCAAAGGTTTTTTTGTGAATGTACTAGTATGTATGTAGAGATATGATGAATATAAATCCTACCTTTGGTTGATAACACTCCCTTGTTaagagttttgttttgtttttttctttttcttaggAAAGTTACATTATGTTACTCTTGAAAAACAAAGTACAAAAAGACCCCAAAATGGTATCATTTACAGAAAAATGAATGGGGTTATACGAAAAAGGAAGAGTTTCTATACTCTATTTCCTATTCATTAACTGTAATTGTCCAGGATCCTCTTACTGTTTCCTCAGGTGGTGCATCCTGAATTAGCGGTTCTCTGTCAACCGGTTGATTCCGACTAACTGGTTTCCCTCCTATTCTCTGTTGCTGCAACACTAGTACAGAAACTGAGCAATAAAAATCCGAGGAAGCAAGCATATCCCCGATGATTCCAAGCTCCGGGCACTCACTCCACTCACCAAGCCCCGAAAGAAGTCGGGAGTCCTGATGGTGCATGCCTACCAATATCAAATCAAAACAATCCACCATTGATTTGATAACAGCAGACAATCTTGCTCCATCTCTTACCACCTCTTCCACGACGACAAACCGCTCATTGTCTGCATTAGCTAGCCGGTAGTCATCAACCAGGTCAGTGTCCCGCTTCCGTTCTTTACTGTTTTCATCACCAAAGAGAAGCAACCGGGCAACTGTTAAATCCACGCTCGGATGTCTTGCCATGCGAGCACCATAGGCTAGTGCCTCTGCATCGTCTGCACCACCAATGAAGATCACAGCGACATGGAATATATACTGGCTGGTTAGAACTGACAACGACCCTGCTAGCAGTCCCCGGTCAATGAGAATTCCAACAGAGCAAGGTGCCATTTCGAGGACATTCTTGTTCATGGACCGGAGAGCTCGGTTCACTGCCCCAATGTTGCCATCTACTGCCCATTGCTTGTGAAATGGCAGGATCACCAGGTTAACCCTATTATCTAATGCTACCCGGCAAACATCCTCGTGCATTGTTATATACTGTGAGATGGAAGTGAATGCTTGGAGGGATACGCACCCTTCGTTATGCTGCTCGTACTGCCTCAGTGCTTTGACAATATGGCTGGACATGGCTGTATTGTTGTCCAAGTTGTCATGGGGTTGGTGTGCCACAAGAATAGGGTTGGTTCGCCCTACAAGCTCAGTGAGGACGAGTCCTATGACTGCAACAGGGTTCTCTTCTGTAGCATTTGATACCTCCAGGACGTTTATGACAGTGGGAACATTGTCGTGATTGTGGATACAGGCCAGGATTTGGAGCTCTGACCCGCGCTTCAAATGCTGGATAGTACTTCTTTTAAGTGCTGCGTATTTGTTCGATGGATCATGAAGATACCTTATCAAAGGTGTTACAATTGCTGTCATCACTATCACTGAGAACACGGACAGCGCGAATTCTTGATCAGTCAGAATCTGTAAAAGATTCATCATATCATCCGAGGTGAGCATCGTACTGAAAACAATTAGAGAAAAAGATAGTTTAAATTAGTGATTGAGATTCAGACCTTGCCTTGCTTCCAAATATTGAACATAACAAGCTCAGTGATGCCTTTTGCATTAAGGATAACGCCGAGCACAAAAGCTTCATGCGTAGGGACATCAAAATAGGCCGCTGGTAACATTACTGCTCCTATCTTCACCAGGGCAGAAAAGAGAACAAGAAAACCCATAATCCATGTAGACCGAGGATTAATCCTGAAGATGTTCGTCCTCAGCCCGCTATTGGCAAGGTAACTTGGGTAGAACAATCCTGTAGCCATAATTTCCAACTTCATCACCAATGCAGATCCCAAAGGCGGTCCTTCAGGCACGACGAAGCCAAGCACTAGAGGTCCCAGCAGGTAATGCTGGCTGACGAGCTCACTGAGAAATCCGCACACAAGAACAAACAGGAAAATGGTAATGATATATGACTCCTTGACAGATTTCCCTTCCTCTATACGGTTTAGCATCCATAGAATTGTTGGCCTGAACACATATATAATCGAAAGAATAAAAACTGCTGCTGTTATTATTTCCAAAGCTGGAACTAACGCACTTTTTGTCTTGTTACCCAAAATTGCCATGGCAATCCCAACCATGCTGATGCCAATAACATCGGCAAACATTGTTACAGAGAGGGCCAGGCGGCCAAGGTCTGTGTTCATTAGCTTGAGCTCGGTTAGTAAACAACCAATCACAGGGGAACCCGTTACAGCCTGTGCTGCAGTTATAGTTGGGAGAGCCGTCTTAAGGGTCTCGTCCATTGCGACATATTTTCTCATTGTCATGGCTAGGCATAAGGGGAGTGCCAAGGTGAAGAAGAACATCGAAAGTGCAATGGCAACTACTCTTCGTTCGGGCCTTATCATTCTGTCTGCATTCATCTTCACTCCTATTGAAAAAAGGAAGAACATGAGGCCGAATGTTGAAATAGTTTCAAACACATTAGCGCCTTTTATCGGGAAGATGGTGTTTGCAATTTCCTTTCTGTGCCCCAGAAGTGATGGCCCAAATATTACACCGCCCTGAAGAAGGTACACATTTTCGATTTGTTAGATACACACGGAATATATAGCTACATAATCATCCTCTGTTCATACAGAATGATACACGCTAATTTTCGAGTTAATTTTATACTGTGCTTCCTTTTAATTTTACCCTTTTTAATGCAACAAAAAGAAAGCATGGCGAATTAGTTCATGTAGAAACGGTGTCCAAATGTAGGTACAAGTTTTGTTAATGTAGAGATTGAAATCGTACAAACATCTGAGAAACGATGGTGGACTGTCCCATGGGTTTGAGGCAGAGATTGATCAACTGGGAAACAATGGTGATGGCAGATAACTGCAGCAGAAGAAGAGACGTAGAGGATCTGAGAGGGTTGTGATGGCGCCATAGTCCATCGGAAACAATGTTGCCGTGGGGAGCTTGGCACACCAAACTCACATTGTCTATGGCCTGTTCGATATCTATAACCAACGTATTTATCTCCAAGCCCATCTGGGCTGGGCACcacaaggaagaggaagaagaaaatgaaaggaaCAACGAAAGAAAGATACCGAAAAATCGGAGAAAGAAGAAGTGAATGCAACAGGTACCATACACAAGAATTAcacatacacaaacacacagTCGGAGAGAGGAATGGGAGGTGAAGCTGATATTTTGGGAATTCAAGTCTTTGACGGGTGAGTTATATCCTACAAAATAGATAAATCTAAATTCGAGCCTTTAGAAAACTGCGGGTGTTTAGCTATAGCATGCATGGattattctattttatttatttattaacctAAATATAAGGTAATTAGTAACATTAATCCAAATATTAATAAGGCTACAAGTTTACTGGCTACAAGGTGATAGATTAGGGGCTAAATCACCTCATGTTTTAAAGAGCATACTGATATGACTGCAAGCTAGTGATTGATGATGTTAACTAATGAAGCACTAGAACGAAGAATTGGTCAATTTTGATTTATTTGGATTTTATGATAATTAACGTAGTCACATTAGCAAAAGGAGGTGTGCTCGGAAGTATCTGAGTTTGAATTTCTCTCTTTGCAGTTTGAACTGAATTTTAACTCTCCACGATACTCATGCCCATTCGTCACATGATTTAGCAACCACAATTTTTAGAGCAACTCACAGTACATTGTTATCGTGCAACTCGTGTCTATTAGACAACGTTACGTGAAGCAAATGCAGTATGAAGAGAACCTTACACGATGCGTTATACCATTAACATAAGATGAAGTTTCAGCTAATTATACATTAGAATTCCACCTTTTGAGAGCGTATTATGGTTAATGTCAAAATCAAATTGGAGATTTTTCGAGAATGAACCGGCTCATAACATagctctaaatctttacttaataaaaaaaaacacacacacacacacaataactACTAATAAGTATCAAACGGCTAAAAATCCTGGAACAGGGCATGAAACGATGCATTCTAGAATTCTCCAGTAAGCGGATAAAACCGAAGTGGCTTCCGCGTGGCATGAAAAAACAGTGGGCCTGCGTCACTCTCGACCCATATGTCACAAAGTAAAGAAATTTCTAGGCCTCAGTGGGCAAGTTGGGAAATCCAAGAAAATTGTGGGtagttaccaaaaaaaaaaaattgtgggcCACTAAAAGTGAGTAACCGACCAATCCCCCTATTTTTACGCCCttcaattaaaatattaattaatttgtctGCATTTACCCATTAATTTGCCTATTTATAGTAAGATATTTCCACTCTTATCCTTATCCGCTCGTTCATCTCCTTGCGtatcagtctctctctctctctctcatcgaCGTCGTTTCGAGATTGACAGCAAGGAAAGCAAGCAGCGAACTGGCCATGGACGTGATCTCCAGGAGCGCGACGACGTCGTCGAATCTGAATCCCAACGCTCCGATGTTCGTGCCGCTGGCGTATCGGACGGTGGAGGACTTCTCCGCCGAATGGTGGGCCCTGGTTCAGTCCTCCCCTTGGTTCCAAGACTACTGGCTCCGGGAGCGCTTCCAAGATCCCCAAAACGACGGCGCCTATCCCGATATTCTCGATCCTGACCTCCTC
This genomic window contains:
- the LOC126605659 gene encoding cation/H(+) antiporter 15-like, with the translated sequence MGLEINTLVIDIEQAIDNVSLVCQAPHGNIVSDGLWRHHNPLRSSTSLLLLQLSAITIVSQLINLCLKPMGQSTIVSQMFGGVIFGPSLLGHRKEIANTIFPIKGANVFETISTFGLMFFLFSIGVKMNADRMIRPERRVVAIALSMFFFTLALPLCLAMTMRKYVAMDETLKTALPTITAAQAVTGSPVIGCLLTELKLMNTDLGRLALSVTMFADVIGISMVGIAMAILGNKTKSALVPALEIITAAVFILSIIYVFRPTILWMLNRIEEGKSVKESYIITIFLFVLVCGFLSELVSQHYLLGPLVLGFVVPEGPPLGSALVMKLEIMATGLFYPSYLANSGLRTNIFRINPRSTWIMGFLVLFSALVKIGAVMLPAAYFDVPTHEAFVLGVILNAKGITELVMFNIWKQGKILTDQEFALSVFSVIVMTAIVTPLIRYLHDPSNKYAALKRSTIQHLKRGSELQILACIHNHDNVPTVINVLEVSNATEENPVAVIGLVLTELVGRTNPILVAHQPHDNLDNNTAMSSHIVKALRQYEQHNEGCVSLQAFTSISQYITMHEDVCRVALDNRVNLVILPFHKQWAVDGNIGAVNRALRSMNKNVLEMAPCSVGILIDRGLLAGSLSVLTSQYIFHVAVIFIGGADDAEALAYGARMARHPSVDLTVARLLLFGDENSKERKRDTDLVDDYRLANADNERFVVVEEVVRDGARLSAVIKSMVDCFDLILVGMHHQDSRLLSGLGEWSECPELGIIGDMLASSDFYCSVSVLVLQQQRIGGKPVSRNQPVDREPLIQDAPPEETVRGSWTITVNE